Proteins found in one Planctomycetaceae bacterium genomic segment:
- a CDS encoding Rho termination factor N-terminal domain-containing protein: MGKWTDKDRRQYEHIKESSLDRGRGETRAKQIAARTVNKERRQEGRTPNKRTQGTGNPRQGLEDRTKAELYNKARDLDIKGRSTMSKSELVEAVKKKQ; encoded by the coding sequence ATGGGCAAGTGGACCGACAAAGACCGGCGCCAGTACGAACACATCAAGGAAAGCTCGCTCGATCGCGGGCGCGGCGAAACACGCGCCAAGCAGATCGCCGCCAGAACCGTCAATAAGGAACGGCGGCAGGAAGGGCGAACGCCCAACAAACGCACCCAGGGAACGGGCAATCCCAGACAGGGCCTGGAGGATCGCACCAAGGCCGAACTCTACAACAAGGCCCGCGACCTGGACATCAAAGGACGCAGCACGATGAGCAAGTCTGAACTGGTCGAGGCGGTGAAGAAGAAACAATGA
- a CDS encoding zinc-binding dehydrogenase, giving the protein MKSLAVFFTAPGKCELREWDCPDPAGDQIQVQCLANGICMGDTSLFDGRQHTHYPRAIGHEGVGVVTKVPAGVKGFVEGDYVNCFGWSSHQNLTAAHANRFVRPPADPSVYIVEPAACVVSALYSYTITPGDRVLVLGAGYMGLLNVQGLARYPLGELVVADLKAANCELARSFGATETIQIGTPAGDARLAALRDGQFDLVVEAAAAPAAIRSAGDFCRTGGRLSIFAWHHEPRELDLGVWHIKGLTVLNSAPGIGTDHNINSMARALTLLERGVFDMAPLITHRHQVERVQEAMELSVARPGGYIKGVLLFG; this is encoded by the coding sequence GTGAAATCATTAGCGGTGTTCTTCACGGCCCCGGGCAAGTGCGAGTTACGCGAGTGGGACTGCCCCGATCCGGCGGGCGATCAGATCCAGGTGCAGTGCCTGGCCAATGGAATCTGCATGGGCGACACGAGCCTGTTTGACGGCAGGCAGCACACGCACTATCCGCGGGCGATCGGGCACGAGGGCGTGGGTGTGGTGACGAAAGTGCCCGCCGGCGTCAAGGGCTTCGTCGAGGGCGACTACGTCAACTGCTTCGGCTGGAGTTCGCACCAGAATCTGACGGCCGCACACGCCAACCGCTTCGTGCGACCGCCGGCGGACCCGTCGGTATACATTGTCGAGCCGGCCGCCTGCGTCGTCAGCGCGCTGTACAGCTACACCATCACGCCGGGCGACCGGGTGCTGGTGCTGGGGGCGGGCTATATGGGCCTGCTCAATGTTCAGGGCTTGGCGCGGTATCCGCTGGGCGAACTGGTGGTGGCCGACCTTAAAGCGGCCAACTGCGAACTGGCCCGGTCGTTCGGGGCCACCGAGACGATCCAGATCGGCACCCCGGCCGGCGACGCGCGTCTGGCGGCGCTCCGCGACGGGCAGTTCGACCTGGTGGTCGAGGCGGCCGCGGCGCCGGCGGCGATCCGCTCGGCCGGCGACTTCTGCCGCACGGGCGGGCGGTTGTCGATTTTCGCCTGGCACCACGAACCGCGCGAGCTGGACCTGGGCGTCTGGCACATCAAGGGGTTGACGGTGCTCAACAGCGCCCCGGGGATCGGGACCGACCACAACATCAACTCGATGGCCCGCGCGCTGACGCTGCTGGAGCGCGGCGTGTTCGACATGGCGCCTCTGATCACGCACCGCCATCAGGTTGAGCGCGTGCAGGAAGCAATGGAGCTCTCCGTCGCCCGCCCGGGCGGATATATCAAGGGCGTGCTGCTGTTCGGTTAG
- a CDS encoding ABC transporter ATP-binding protein — MPTTIIEARDLAKRFGDVQAVAGVDFDVAEGEVFGFLGPNGAGKTTTINMLTGLARPTAGTIRIAGVDCSNNRKAAQHLMGIVPDESNLYPELTGYQNLCFCGALYGMTGPARQRRARELLERFGLADVADRSFAAYSKGMKRKLTIAAGIIHQPQILFLDEPTTGIDVASARQIRQLLADLNAAGTTIFLTTHYIEEAQRLCGRIAFIVKGRVVRTDTVANLMAQADGRHVVHVAVSNSAADLCEAIAREFPALACRSAGQGGIRVESPQPVRVGPLVRFLEDRGAEVAEARKVQPSLEDVFVAVTGIEADAMKREKEKAGASS; from the coding sequence GTGCCAACCACGATCATAGAAGCGCGCGACCTGGCCAAGCGGTTCGGCGACGTGCAGGCCGTCGCCGGCGTCGACTTCGACGTCGCTGAGGGCGAGGTCTTCGGATTCCTCGGGCCCAACGGCGCCGGCAAGACCACCACCATCAACATGCTCACCGGTCTGGCCAGACCCACCGCCGGCACGATCCGCATCGCCGGGGTCGACTGCTCGAACAATCGCAAAGCCGCCCAGCATCTGATGGGCATCGTGCCCGACGAGAGCAACCTCTATCCCGAGCTGACCGGGTACCAGAACCTCTGCTTCTGCGGGGCCCTGTACGGCATGACCGGCCCCGCACGCCAGCGGCGGGCGAGGGAGCTCCTGGAGCGATTCGGCCTGGCCGACGTCGCCGATCGCAGCTTCGCCGCGTATTCCAAGGGCATGAAGCGAAAACTCACCATCGCCGCGGGCATCATCCATCAACCGCAGATCCTCTTCCTGGACGAACCGACCACCGGAATCGACGTCGCCAGCGCCCGCCAGATCCGCCAGCTCCTGGCCGACCTCAATGCCGCCGGAACCACGATCTTCCTCACCACGCATTACATCGAAGAGGCCCAACGACTCTGCGGCCGCATCGCCTTCATCGTCAAAGGACGCGTCGTCCGCACCGACACCGTGGCCAACCTGATGGCTCAAGCGGACGGTCGCCACGTGGTGCATGTCGCCGTCTCCAACAGCGCCGCCGACCTGTGCGAGGCGATCGCCCGGGAGTTTCCCGCCCTGGCGTGCCGGTCGGCCGGGCAGGGAGGCATCCGCGTCGAGTCGCCCCAGCCCGTGCGCGTCGGGCCGCTGGTGCGATTCCTCGAAGACCGCGGGGCGGAAGTCGCCGAGGCCCGCAAGGTTCAGCCCTCGCTCGAAGACGTCTTCGTCGCCGTCACGGGCATCGAGGCCGACGCAATGAAACGCGAGAAGGAGAAAGCGGGGGCGTCGTCATGA
- a CDS encoding ABC transporter permease yields MKAWIAFWNIMLKDLRTYYLKPPNISWGLIFPLAWTGMFFIRSGAGLGSIPALLPGVMAVSVLFGTTSLLAVTVTFEKKGRSFDRLLLAPVSLELLMLAKTSGAILFGLANAFVPVAIAAFLADLSGVQWGMLIPAVALIAISSTFLGLFVAVSVKEVFEAQSFSNFFRFPMLFLCGLFFPIEQLPLWLKPLSYALPLTYGADILHAAIHRPPNMPLALDFGVLAAFCAALFAMSLKNIRRKWIL; encoded by the coding sequence ATGAAGGCCTGGATCGCGTTCTGGAACATCATGCTCAAGGACCTGCGGACCTACTACCTCAAGCCGCCCAATATCAGTTGGGGGCTCATCTTTCCCCTGGCCTGGACGGGCATGTTCTTCATCCGCTCCGGCGCCGGCCTCGGGAGCATCCCCGCACTCCTGCCCGGCGTGATGGCCGTCTCGGTGCTGTTCGGCACGACCAGCCTGTTGGCCGTGACCGTCACCTTCGAAAAGAAAGGCCGATCTTTCGACCGCCTGCTGCTGGCGCCGGTGTCGCTGGAGCTGTTGATGCTGGCCAAGACTTCCGGGGCGATTCTCTTCGGTCTGGCCAACGCCTTCGTTCCCGTCGCCATCGCCGCGTTCCTGGCCGACCTTTCGGGCGTGCAGTGGGGCATGCTCATTCCTGCCGTGGCACTGATCGCCATCAGCTCGACGTTCCTGGGACTCTTCGTCGCGGTGTCCGTCAAAGAGGTCTTCGAAGCCCAGTCGTTCTCGAACTTCTTCCGGTTCCCGATGCTCTTCCTGTGCGGGCTGTTCTTTCCCATCGAGCAGTTGCCACTCTGGCTCAAACCGCTCTCATACGCTTTGCCGCTGACCTACGGGGCCGACATCCTCCACGCGGCGATCCACCGCCCGCCCAACATGCCCCTGGCGTTGGATTTCGGCGTGCTGGCGGCCTTCTGCGCCGCCCTGTTCGCGATGAGCCTCAAGAACATCCGCCGCAAGTGGATTCTCTAG
- a CDS encoding nucleotidyl transferase AbiEii/AbiGii toxin family protein: MSEVTETIQRTVAKLLAGSPAGHRLHLIGGFRYRLLDGSPRVSQDIDYAWEGDLDQKQQEIIDLCNRRLLPDIRSRMGYQGSAQAGTGELADAPSLRVVNLAFWRDAPGSRIEIPVEITRVIRLDAPAVRTAGGTVYSTLSDADMIESKVIALLGRPVIEHRDLVDVFLLADHLAADSDTRVTEKLARLGLQSHAAQRIASLHDSRRYHARSIDAVVAAQIDEPAAANIRCSGGGEMILDAVLGTLEQKLALSRCPP, encoded by the coding sequence ATGAGCGAAGTAACCGAGACCATCCAGCGGACTGTGGCGAAATTGCTGGCCGGCAGCCCGGCAGGGCATCGGCTGCATCTCATTGGCGGCTTTCGATATCGCCTGCTGGACGGCAGCCCGCGCGTGTCGCAGGACATCGACTATGCCTGGGAAGGAGATCTCGATCAAAAACAACAGGAGATCATCGACCTGTGTAACCGTCGGCTGCTGCCGGACATTCGCAGCCGCATGGGGTACCAAGGCAGCGCGCAGGCGGGCACGGGTGAACTTGCCGACGCCCCCTCGCTGCGCGTGGTGAACCTGGCCTTCTGGCGCGACGCGCCGGGCAGTCGCATCGAGATCCCCGTCGAGATCACGCGCGTCATCCGCCTGGACGCCCCGGCCGTTCGCACCGCCGGCGGCACGGTGTACTCCACGCTCAGCGACGCCGACATGATCGAGAGCAAGGTCATCGCCCTGTTGGGGCGGCCGGTGATCGAGCATCGCGACCTGGTGGACGTGTTCCTCCTGGCCGACCACCTCGCCGCCGACAGCGACACGCGCGTGACAGAAAAGCTCGCCCGCCTCGGCCTTCAATCGCACGCCGCCCAGCGCATCGCCAGCCTGCACGACAGCCGCCGCTACCATGCCCGGTCGATCGATGCGGTGGTAGCCGCCCAGATCGATGAACCGGCGGCCGCGAACATCCGCTGCAGCGGCGGCGGGGAGATGATTCTCGATGCGGTGTTGGGCACACTGGAGCAGAAGCTGGCCTTGTCGAGGTGTCCCCCATGA
- a CDS encoding right-handed parallel beta-helix repeat-containing protein, whose product MSTLLPGQVVYHVSPRGSDENPGTADKPFASLQHARDAVRLAKRQPGFAGATVRVNAGVYPISRGLELTDADSGTAQAPVRYCAGAGKPARLIGGIVVPAAAFKPAADGPDRARLHRTAARKILVADLAALGVKNLPVWPDKTRGGSGMPELFFDAQPMQVARWPNKGWVTIEKVISAGAKRAMFAGPVSGSGGGVFQYSDPRPAAWNASAGVWLSGYWCHDWADETLRIKSIDADKKTIALAAPHGYGIGGSGKRRYFAINLLEELDAPGESYLDAKGLRLYFHPPADLASGEVVLSLLTEPLIKLSGASHVTVEGLTLEACRNAAVMIEGGQGVRISGCQIRNTGRAGVVIASGTDHGVGGCQISNTGTVGISIAGGDRKTLTPAGNWAADNHIHHFSRLQRTYAPAVSLQGVGNRVSHSLIHDAPHCAVLFGGNENVIEFNEFHSVCQETGDVGVIYTGRDWTVRGNVIRHNYIHDVKGPGVYGAQGVYLDDCASGTIVRGNVFVKVQRALQIGGGRDNVIENNLVVDCPASLAFDNRGLGWMKHHVGKDGVMPKRLTDMPYKTPPWSTKYPPLLTLLGDEPGSPKGNVVRHNVIAAAGAMQLAGEVTRYGTVSDNLVLKTAPKLPLAPASEVFKKLPAFKPIPFDQIGPRRHTEQQGQPTH is encoded by the coding sequence ATGAGCACGCTGCTGCCAGGCCAGGTCGTTTACCATGTGTCACCGCGAGGCAGCGACGAGAATCCCGGCACGGCTGACAAGCCCTTCGCCTCGCTGCAGCACGCACGCGACGCGGTTCGCCTGGCCAAGCGCCAGCCGGGCTTCGCCGGCGCGACGGTGCGCGTCAACGCCGGGGTCTATCCGATCTCCCGTGGCCTGGAACTGACTGACGCCGACAGCGGCACCGCCCAGGCGCCCGTGCGCTACTGCGCGGGCGCGGGCAAGCCCGCACGGCTGATCGGCGGGATCGTGGTTCCCGCCGCGGCGTTCAAGCCTGCCGCCGACGGCCCCGACCGCGCGCGGCTGCACCGCACCGCCGCCCGAAAGATTCTCGTCGCCGACCTGGCCGCCCTGGGCGTCAAGAACCTGCCCGTCTGGCCGGACAAGACCCGCGGCGGCTCGGGCATGCCCGAGCTGTTCTTCGACGCCCAGCCGATGCAGGTGGCCCGCTGGCCCAACAAGGGCTGGGTGACCATCGAGAAAGTCATCAGCGCCGGGGCCAAGCGCGCCATGTTCGCCGGGCCCGTCAGCGGCAGCGGCGGAGGCGTGTTCCAGTATTCCGACCCGCGCCCGGCGGCATGGAACGCCTCGGCCGGCGTGTGGCTGAGCGGCTACTGGTGCCACGACTGGGCTGACGAAACCCTCCGCATCAAGTCCATCGATGCGGACAAAAAGACGATCGCGCTGGCGGCGCCGCACGGTTACGGCATCGGCGGCAGCGGCAAGCGGCGGTACTTTGCGATCAATCTTCTGGAAGAGCTCGACGCGCCGGGCGAGTCGTATCTCGACGCCAAGGGCCTGCGGCTGTACTTCCATCCGCCGGCGGACCTGGCCTCGGGCGAGGTGGTCCTCTCGCTGCTGACCGAGCCGCTGATCAAACTCAGCGGCGCCAGCCACGTCACGGTGGAAGGCCTGACGCTCGAGGCCTGCCGCAACGCGGCCGTCATGATCGAAGGCGGCCAGGGCGTGCGCATCAGCGGGTGCCAGATCCGCAACACCGGCCGCGCGGGCGTCGTCATCGCGAGCGGGACCGACCATGGCGTCGGCGGCTGCCAGATCAGCAATACCGGCACGGTGGGGATCAGCATCGCCGGCGGCGACCGCAAGACGCTCACGCCGGCGGGCAACTGGGCGGCCGACAACCACATTCACCATTTCTCGCGGTTGCAGCGGACGTACGCCCCGGCGGTGTCGCTGCAGGGCGTGGGCAACCGGGTGTCGCATAGCCTGATCCACGACGCCCCGCACTGCGCGGTGCTCTTCGGCGGCAACGAGAACGTCATCGAGTTCAACGAGTTCCACAGCGTCTGCCAGGAGACCGGCGACGTGGGGGTGATCTACACCGGCCGCGACTGGACCGTGCGGGGCAACGTGATCCGCCACAATTACATTCACGACGTCAAGGGCCCGGGCGTTTACGGGGCGCAGGGGGTGTACCTCGACGACTGCGCCAGCGGGACGATCGTGCGGGGCAATGTGTTCGTCAAGGTGCAGCGGGCGCTGCAGATCGGCGGCGGGCGCGACAACGTCATCGAGAACAACCTCGTGGTCGATTGCCCGGCGTCGCTGGCCTTCGACAACCGCGGCCTGGGGTGGATGAAGCACCACGTGGGCAAAGACGGCGTGATGCCCAAGCGCCTGACCGACATGCCCTACAAGACCCCGCCCTGGTCGACGAAGTATCCCCCACTGCTGACGCTGCTGGGCGACGAGCCGGGAAGCCCCAAGGGCAACGTCGTCCGCCACAACGTGATCGCCGCCGCCGGGGCGATGCAATTGGCCGGCGAAGTCACCCGCTACGGCACCGTCAGCGACAACCTGGTGCTCAAGACCGCCCCGAAGTTGCCGCTGGCGCCCGCGTCGGAAGTCTTCAAGAAGCTCCCCGCTTTCAAGCCGATCCCCTTCGACCAGATCGGCCCGCGACGCCACACGGAACAACAGGGTCAGCCGACCCATTAA
- a CDS encoding PEP-CTERM sorting domain-containing protein, whose translation MVKKHFGVVAAVLLVAGLIAGPAWAGNFTATGTGNWTNNGTDPQATWAPSAGDTGPVAGDNAYIQAAVDYDADATGELNSLEIRTGGTLTLSGGIGLTTTGDVNVRRGGTLDLVDQTLAVGSNMTLGGDGGPAVVNRTTGQINVTNWLGVTEGTDFAMGAGDTSMYLQVWGSYWNGSESIFAKASTTATSNVTNWVAVDSCELTLGANMVLSESFRVGGANDQNTLGVVKMNGSSINAPNIQFGSNGAGRIERSLASEVMTAQWIGISEGSNVDLIAGDTCNYLQVWGSYWNGSESVYAKASTAATSNVSNWIQVDSCELTLGADVVLNEQFRVGGGNDNNTLGVVKMNGHSITAPSIQLGGNGAGTIDRSAAGEVLIADWIGVSEGSSLNLIAGDTTKYLQVWGSYWNGSEQVYSKATTADTGNVTNWIQVDSCELTLGADVVLSESFRVGGGNDNNTLGVVKMNGHSISAPNIQFGGNGAGTIERSSADEVLTATDWIQVNEGSNISLIAGDTCKYLQVNGSYWNGSESVYSKASTAATGNVTNQVQVDSCELSLGADMVLSESFRVGGGNDNGHIGLLKMNGHSLTSPNVDFGGNGAGTSDGTGMVFVSSNLQVYENSIGQVAGGTVGNGIYLHNGDNILRVMQGLNQLDGLSLDGNTFSMGSGALLDLLFDNKEVAGLDWAFRWLGDRVTTLEGYQTAGTLTWSGAPVDVSIFYNADDGYTYVGYVSTIPEPATMTLLVLGAAGVLIRRRRA comes from the coding sequence ATGGTGAAGAAGCATTTTGGCGTGGTGGCGGCAGTCCTGCTGGTTGCGGGATTGATCGCAGGCCCGGCATGGGCGGGAAATTTCACCGCCACGGGTACAGGCAACTGGACCAACAATGGCACCGACCCGCAGGCCACCTGGGCTCCCAGCGCCGGGGATACCGGGCCCGTCGCGGGCGACAACGCCTACATCCAGGCGGCTGTCGATTACGATGCCGACGCCACGGGAGAGCTCAACTCTCTGGAGATCCGCACCGGCGGAACCCTGACGCTCAGCGGCGGGATTGGGCTGACCACTACCGGCGACGTCAACGTCCGGCGCGGCGGCACACTTGATCTCGTTGACCAAACGCTTGCCGTGGGCAGCAACATGACCCTCGGCGGCGACGGCGGCCCGGCCGTGGTCAACCGGACCACCGGCCAGATCAATGTCACCAACTGGCTGGGCGTGACCGAAGGCACCGATTTCGCCATGGGCGCCGGCGACACCTCAATGTACCTCCAGGTCTGGGGCAGCTATTGGAACGGCTCCGAGAGCATCTTCGCCAAGGCCTCGACCACCGCCACCAGCAACGTCACCAACTGGGTGGCCGTTGATTCCTGCGAACTGACGCTCGGGGCCAACATGGTGCTGTCTGAGTCGTTCCGCGTCGGCGGCGCCAATGACCAGAACACCCTGGGCGTGGTGAAGATGAACGGCTCCTCGATCAATGCCCCGAACATCCAGTTCGGCAGCAACGGCGCCGGCCGCATTGAACGCTCACTGGCCAGCGAAGTCATGACGGCCCAGTGGATCGGAATCTCGGAAGGTTCGAACGTCGACCTGATCGCGGGCGACACCTGCAACTATCTGCAGGTCTGGGGCAGCTACTGGAACGGCAGCGAGAGCGTCTATGCCAAGGCCTCCACGGCCGCCACGAGCAACGTCAGCAACTGGATTCAGGTCGATTCGTGCGAACTGACCCTCGGTGCGGACGTGGTGCTCAATGAGCAATTCCGCGTCGGCGGCGGCAATGACAACAACACGCTGGGCGTGGTGAAGATGAACGGCCACAGCATCACGGCTCCGAGCATTCAGCTCGGCGGCAACGGCGCCGGCACCATCGACCGCTCAGCGGCTGGCGAAGTCCTGATCGCCGACTGGATCGGAGTTTCCGAAGGATCGAGCCTCAACCTGATCGCCGGCGACACCACCAAGTATCTGCAGGTCTGGGGCAGCTACTGGAACGGGAGTGAACAGGTCTACTCCAAGGCCACGACGGCCGACACCGGCAACGTCACCAACTGGATTCAGGTCGATTCGTGCGAACTGACCCTCGGTGCGGACGTGGTGCTGTCTGAGTCGTTCCGCGTCGGCGGCGGCAATGACAACAACACATTGGGCGTGGTGAAGATGAATGGCCACAGCATCAGCGCTCCGAACATTCAGTTCGGCGGCAATGGCGCCGGCACCATCGAGCGTTCATCGGCCGACGAAGTCTTGACGGCCACCGACTGGATTCAGGTCAACGAAGGCTCGAATATCTCCCTGATCGCCGGCGATACCTGCAAATACCTGCAGGTCAACGGCAGTTACTGGAACGGCAGCGAGAGCGTCTACTCGAAGGCATCCACCGCCGCCACCGGCAACGTCACCAATCAGGTCCAGGTCGACTCGTGCGAGTTGTCGCTCGGGGCGGACATGGTGCTGTCAGAGTCCTTCCGCGTCGGCGGCGGCAATGACAACGGCCATATCGGGCTGTTGAAGATGAACGGTCATTCCCTGACCTCTCCGAACGTCGATTTCGGCGGCAACGGCGCCGGCACCAGCGACGGCACGGGCATGGTGTTCGTCAGCAGCAACCTGCAGGTATATGAAAACAGCATCGGCCAGGTTGCCGGTGGCACCGTCGGCAACGGGATCTATCTGCATAACGGCGACAATATCCTTCGCGTCATGCAGGGGCTCAACCAGCTTGACGGCCTGAGCCTCGACGGCAACACCTTCAGCATGGGCAGCGGCGCCCTGCTGGACCTGCTGTTCGACAACAAGGAAGTGGCCGGCCTGGACTGGGCGTTCCGATGGCTGGGCGACCGCGTGACCACGCTGGAAGGCTACCAGACCGCCGGCACACTGACCTGGAGCGGCGCTCCGGTTGATGTGAGCATCTTCTACAACGCCGACGACGGCTACACGTACGTCGGCTACGTCTCCACCATCCCCGAGCCGGCGACGATGACGCTGCTGGTTCTCGGAGCGGCCGGCGTGCTGATTCGCCGTCGCCGTGCCTGA
- a CDS encoding transcriptional regulator: protein MTKEPHNLIDETIHQRTRLAMMATLAGVGTLEFNELKDQLALTDGNLSTHAAALERAGFIRIDKQFVGKKPRTTIAITPKGRKALENYINLLQGILNKAK from the coding sequence TTGACCAAAGAACCGCACAACCTGATCGACGAGACCATCCACCAGCGTACGCGCCTGGCGATGATGGCCACGCTGGCCGGCGTGGGGACCCTCGAGTTCAACGAGCTCAAGGACCAGCTCGCCCTGACCGACGGCAACCTCTCGACGCACGCGGCCGCACTCGAACGGGCGGGCTTCATCCGCATCGACAAGCAGTTCGTCGGCAAGAAGCCCCGCACGACCATCGCCATCACGCCCAAAGGGCGCAAGGCCCTGGAGAACTACATTAACCTCCTGCAAGGCATCCTGAACAAGGCCAAGTGA
- a CDS encoding potassium/proton antiporter — protein MNEVYIVVPLILVVVVLVAALLDRWSVPVILIALGSGIIFGSDVLNLWDFSDVNLTNQAANMALVFILFHGGFSTRRENLRSVALPAGGLATWGVILTALTTFLVTWGLLGWQLENSMLLAVVVSSTDAAATFSTLRRQSLSSEVSSTLEIESAANDPMAILLTIAAIQAFTVGDAQWYLVVLSFIWKFVAGIGIGAALGRTAVWLFNRLRPQDRGHYYVLTVGVVLLIFGLAELARSSAMLAVFVAGYIMGNRPFVHKQGVTNFVSAFSTVAEISMFVLMGLLVYPHQWSDLWVQGIVLFLVLSFVARPVAVWLGTLGMGLSARNRVFISWAGLRGAVPIILATYPMAAGLEVGREIFNVVFFVVMLSVAIQGSSLGALARWLRLSTQARPKSLYNLELVTMAQSDMDLIVVDLPGPQGAPGPRVADLKLPPGCVITLITRGSEVIAPKGDTHLQGWDQITVLAHIKDEARIRETLLHENRSDVG, from the coding sequence ATGAATGAGGTCTATATCGTTGTGCCGCTGATCCTGGTGGTGGTCGTTCTGGTAGCCGCCTTGCTTGACCGCTGGAGCGTGCCTGTGATTCTTATCGCACTGGGATCGGGCATCATTTTTGGCAGCGATGTTTTGAACCTGTGGGACTTCAGTGATGTGAACCTGACCAACCAAGCCGCCAATATGGCATTGGTCTTCATCCTGTTCCACGGAGGGTTCAGCACACGGCGCGAGAATCTCCGCTCTGTCGCACTCCCGGCTGGGGGTCTGGCAACTTGGGGCGTCATCCTTACAGCCTTGACGACTTTTTTGGTTACTTGGGGCCTGCTGGGGTGGCAACTTGAGAACTCAATGCTGCTGGCCGTGGTAGTCTCCTCGACCGATGCGGCCGCGACCTTTTCAACTCTTCGCCGCCAGTCGCTGTCCTCCGAGGTTTCCTCCACTCTGGAGATCGAGAGCGCCGCCAATGACCCTATGGCTATCCTCCTGACGATTGCAGCCATACAGGCGTTTACGGTTGGCGATGCACAGTGGTATCTTGTGGTTTTGTCTTTCATCTGGAAGTTTGTTGCCGGCATAGGCATCGGGGCGGCGCTGGGCCGAACTGCGGTCTGGTTGTTCAACCGCCTCAGGCCTCAGGACAGGGGACATTACTACGTGCTGACGGTGGGTGTGGTTTTGTTGATCTTCGGCCTGGCAGAACTGGCCCGGAGCAGCGCCATGTTGGCGGTGTTTGTCGCCGGCTACATCATGGGTAATCGGCCGTTTGTCCACAAGCAAGGCGTGACAAACTTCGTCTCAGCGTTTTCCACCGTTGCGGAAATCAGCATGTTCGTATTGATGGGGTTGCTGGTCTACCCACACCAGTGGTCGGACCTGTGGGTGCAAGGCATCGTGTTGTTTCTGGTCCTTAGCTTTGTGGCCCGGCCAGTTGCTGTGTGGCTGGGGACGTTGGGCATGGGACTGAGCGCCAGGAATAGGGTCTTCATCTCCTGGGCCGGATTACGAGGCGCCGTGCCGATCATTTTGGCCACCTATCCGATGGCCGCCGGGCTGGAGGTGGGGAGGGAAATATTCAATGTGGTCTTCTTCGTGGTGATGCTGTCAGTGGCCATCCAGGGTTCGAGCTTAGGTGCGTTGGCCAGATGGCTCAGGCTTTCGACGCAGGCACGTCCAAAATCGCTGTACAACCTCGAGCTTGTAACGATGGCGCAGAGCGATATGGATCTTATCGTGGTTGACCTGCCCGGCCCACAGGGCGCGCCTGGCCCACGAGTTGCCGATCTGAAATTGCCGCCGGGTTGCGTTATCACGCTGATCACGCGGGGCAGCGAGGTTATCGCGCCGAAAGGCGATACCCATCTGCAGGGGTGGGACCAGATAACAGTGCTGGCACACATCAAGGACGAAGCGCGTATTCGCGAGACACTGCTTCATGAGAACCGGTCAGACGTTGGCTAA
- a CDS encoding sugar phosphate isomerase/epimerase family protein, whose protein sequence is MTAKENAVKIGIQQTTLGEVSLARCFLRAKRAGADGVGLCYRTAADAALLEDPAHAAKVRRLVERYRLAVTGLHLGVLCAEPSLIGPDSSLVARSQELIRRAIAVAASVGGVDVIVPFYGRNRIELPKELDTAAASMSALAPAAEDQGLMLAVESSLHLGQIESLLGGCCSDSVQVCLDVGDVTACRRDSADMILGLGRDRVAQVHIKDVCLVSGLPPDFNVRLGHGSVCFGAVAHALRSVEYEGWLVLETPPGDERGAITAAHVQDARALLPGRQASDSGSVALRA, encoded by the coding sequence ATGACAGCGAAGGAGAATGCCGTGAAAATCGGAATTCAACAAACGACGTTGGGAGAAGTCAGCCTTGCCAGATGCTTTCTCCGCGCCAAGCGAGCCGGGGCCGACGGCGTGGGTTTGTGCTATCGCACTGCGGCGGATGCCGCTCTTCTGGAAGACCCCGCCCATGCGGCGAAGGTGCGCAGGCTTGTCGAACGGTACAGACTGGCCGTTACCGGTCTGCACTTGGGTGTTCTGTGTGCAGAGCCCTCCCTGATCGGTCCCGATTCCTCCCTGGTTGCCCGATCGCAAGAGTTGATCCGCCGGGCGATTGCAGTGGCGGCGAGTGTGGGCGGGGTGGATGTGATCGTCCCGTTCTATGGGCGCAATCGCATTGAACTGCCCAAGGAACTCGACACGGCCGCGGCGTCAATGTCCGCTCTGGCGCCGGCAGCGGAGGACCAGGGCCTGATGCTCGCGGTGGAGAGCAGCCTCCATCTAGGCCAGATCGAGAGCCTCTTAGGCGGATGCTGCAGTGATTCCGTGCAGGTGTGCCTGGATGTGGGAGACGTGACAGCCTGCCGTCGCGACTCGGCCGACATGATTCTGGGGCTGGGAAGAGACCGGGTGGCGCAAGTCCACATCAAGGATGTCTGCCTTGTTAGCGGGCTTCCGCCAGATTTCAACGTTCGCCTGGGGCACGGAAGCGTCTGCTTTGGTGCAGTGGCCCATGCGCTGCGGAGCGTGGAATACGAGGGGTGGCTGGTTCTGGAAACGCCGCCTGGTGACGAGCGTGGCGCGATCACAGCCGCGCACGTTCAAGACGCTCGGGCTCTGTTGCCCGGAAGGCAGGCCTCCGATTCGGGCAGTGTGGCTCTTCGAGCTTAA